From the genome of Haloarcula limicola, one region includes:
- a CDS encoding MFS transporter yields MVDSSRRGLAIVFAVVFLDLLGFGIVIPILPYYTRSFPGGTEFVIGLLAASYSAMQFAFAPLLGSLSDRVGRRPVLILSLCGSVLAWTVFGLATALWLLFASRMLAGAMGGNISTAQAYVADVTPPERRAAALGFIGAAFGLGFIFGPGIGAVLSFDATVAAVDSVVPAAVPINRFSLPSFAAAAASLCGVVVASLFLPESRAPSADTDAASAERPSAIAQLRAAIAAPGLRELLSAFFLVSFAFSGVQIMFVPYVADVYGYTAAQSALLLTYIGVLAVITQGVLVGRLTARYRPVTLSLAGTALLVGSIGALPFSRTLGLVFPNLTSLTPFLTPELLGLLAILTVLPVGNGILSVTLTALVSQRASAELQGSAFGVTQGAGSLARTVGPPVMGGLYAAVGYWSPFVVGSLLLVPVAVLVARLGTVEEPPTPRPTDPGHVR; encoded by the coding sequence ATGGTCGACTCCAGTCGCCGCGGCCTCGCCATCGTCTTCGCCGTCGTCTTCCTCGACCTGTTGGGGTTCGGCATCGTCATCCCCATCCTGCCGTACTACACCCGCTCGTTCCCCGGCGGGACGGAGTTCGTCATCGGCCTGCTGGCGGCGTCGTACTCGGCGATGCAGTTCGCGTTCGCGCCGCTGCTGGGATCACTCTCGGACCGCGTGGGCCGCCGGCCGGTCCTGATTCTCTCGCTCTGTGGCTCGGTGCTGGCGTGGACGGTGTTCGGCCTCGCCACCGCGCTGTGGCTGCTGTTCGCCTCGCGGATGCTCGCCGGCGCGATGGGAGGGAACATCTCGACGGCCCAGGCCTATGTCGCCGACGTGACGCCGCCGGAGCGCCGGGCCGCCGCGCTGGGCTTCATCGGGGCTGCCTTCGGCCTCGGCTTTATCTTCGGGCCGGGCATCGGCGCGGTGCTGAGCTTCGACGCCACCGTCGCCGCCGTCGATTCGGTCGTCCCCGCGGCCGTCCCCATCAATCGCTTCTCGCTGCCGAGTTTCGCGGCGGCCGCCGCCAGCCTCTGCGGCGTCGTCGTCGCCTCGCTCTTTCTCCCCGAGTCGCGAGCGCCGAGCGCGGACACCGATGCGGCGTCTGCGGAGCGTCCCTCCGCGATCGCCCAGTTGCGCGCGGCCATCGCTGCACCGGGGCTGCGAGAACTGCTCTCGGCGTTCTTTCTGGTCTCCTTCGCCTTCTCGGGGGTGCAGATAATGTTCGTCCCGTACGTCGCGGACGTCTACGGCTACACGGCCGCCCAGAGCGCGCTCCTGCTGACCTACATCGGCGTCCTCGCCGTCATCACGCAGGGCGTCCTCGTCGGCCGACTGACCGCCCGCTATCGCCCGGTGACGCTCTCGCTGGCCGGGACCGCACTTCTCGTCGGGAGTATCGGGGCGCTCCCCTTCTCGCGGACGCTCGGTCTCGTCTTTCCGAACCTCACCTCGCTGACACCGTTCCTCACGCCGGAACTACTGGGACTGCTCGCGATCCTGACGGTCCTCCCCGTCGGGAACGGGATCCTCTCGGTGACGCTGACGGCGCTCGTCTCACAGCGGGCCAGCGCGGAGCTGCAGGGCAGCGCGTTCGGCGTCACGCAGGGCGCGGGCAGTCTCGCCCGGACCGTCGGGCCACCGGTGATGGGCGGTCTCTACGCCGCGGTCGGCTACTGGTCGCCGTTCGTCGTCGGGAGCCTCCTTCTGGTCCCCGTCGCGGTGCTCGTCGCTCGACTCGGAACCGTCGAGGAACCGCCCACGCCGCGACCGACGGACCCGGGACACGTCCGATAG
- a CDS encoding DUF373 family protein — protein MLLVLCVDLDDDLGRKTDVETPVVGRDAVLDAAVALAQADPEDSDVNVLFEGVHITDEVTDEPVEVAAVTGVDGSDVAANRAVGEEVDTVLASLSTSEDVRALVVTDGAQDESVIPVIRSRIRIDGVRRVVVRQAQDLESMYYTIKQVLDDPETRGTILVPLGILLLIYPLTIAVESLGLPVSSLGIISGLLGLYVLARGLGAERLLDEAADRATSGLYAGRVTIITYVVAAALLTIGGVSGVNVLESQPAPLSPVEVVAALVYGAIQWFTVAGITSSLGRVTDEYLHDEFEWRYLNAPFYVLAIGGVLHGLSAFFLGIRSLEYLAVVLTGGTLLGLASTLAFAVAEARLDPPERHNQGPGGPSSE, from the coding sequence ATGCTGCTGGTGCTGTGTGTGGACTTAGACGACGACCTCGGCCGCAAGACCGACGTGGAGACGCCGGTCGTCGGTCGGGACGCCGTCCTCGACGCGGCCGTCGCGTTAGCCCAGGCCGACCCCGAAGACTCGGACGTGAACGTCCTCTTCGAGGGCGTCCACATCACCGACGAGGTCACCGACGAACCGGTCGAAGTCGCCGCCGTCACCGGCGTCGACGGCAGCGACGTGGCCGCCAACCGCGCCGTCGGCGAGGAGGTCGACACCGTCCTCGCGTCGCTCTCGACCAGCGAGGACGTCCGCGCGCTGGTCGTCACCGACGGCGCACAGGACGAGTCCGTCATCCCCGTCATCCGCTCGCGGATCCGCATCGACGGGGTGCGACGCGTCGTCGTCCGGCAGGCACAGGACCTCGAATCCATGTACTACACCATCAAACAGGTGTTAGACGACCCCGAGACGCGCGGCACCATCCTCGTCCCCCTCGGCATCCTCCTGCTCATCTACCCGCTCACGATCGCCGTCGAGTCGCTCGGCCTCCCGGTCTCCTCGCTGGGCATCATCTCCGGGCTGCTCGGTCTCTACGTCCTCGCCCGCGGACTGGGAGCGGAGCGACTGCTCGACGAAGCCGCCGACCGCGCCACCTCCGGGCTGTACGCCGGTCGCGTCACCATCATCACCTACGTCGTCGCCGCCGCCCTGCTCACCATCGGCGGCGTCAGCGGCGTCAACGTGCTCGAATCCCAGCCCGCCCCGCTCTCGCCCGTCGAGGTCGTCGCCGCGCTGGTCTACGGCGCGATCCAGTGGTTCACCGTCGCCGGCATCACCTCCAGTCTGGGCCGCGTCACCGACGAGTACCTCCACGACGAGTTCGAGTGGCGCTACCTCAACGCCCCCTTCTACGTGCTGGCCATCGGCGGCGTCCTCCACGGGCTGAGCGCCTTCTTCCTCGGAATTCGAAGTCTGGAGTACCTCGCCGTCGTCCTGACCGGCGGCACCCTGCTGGGGCTGGCGAGCACTCTCGCCTTCGCCGTCGCCGAGGCCCGCCTCGATCCGCCCGAACGCCACAACCAAGGCCCCGGCGGCCCCTCCTCCGAGTGA
- a CDS encoding helix-turn-helix transcriptional regulator — MTRPSLSLLGNALLVVVLLVSTASIPIAAQTAGATDVQIRGIEHAGPGVVATESDGTYVTAWQPSNVTVTFGGESGTYSVCTRVQSGPNSATQLGCRQINSDGGQSSVTFDVEQWPTNETGSQQLVVEVFGANGTDSLAQTSRPLTVFPPEGDADGDGLANQRELEYGADIRTSDTDGDGLSDGAEVNNYGTSPTDPNSDGDTLSDGVEVNEFETNPTEADTDGDGLTDGKEVTTYNTDPTAADTDNDGLDDGEEVNQYETDPNVADSDEDGLDDGEEVNQYETDPTDSDTDEDGLTDGAEVNQYETNPTKADTDGDGLTDGEEVNEYDTDPNDPDTDGDGVGDGTEVERGTNPITRVERSIGLPGADVRVSTLLILGAILLVGLVTGALLAKRHSGLTGLLPWTATRDRDEGVPAEFSPPRNDGGDEPTDDETGDEDEDASGAAADDTQEQAEEEESPLSDEERVLYLLDQHDGQLRQSAVVDGTGWSKSKVSRVLSRMADEGTIEKINIGRENIIARPESVPDHARSQPDDR; from the coding sequence ATGACACGCCCAAGTCTCTCTCTGCTTGGGAACGCCCTTCTCGTGGTGGTCTTACTCGTCTCCACGGCCAGTATCCCGATCGCCGCGCAGACTGCCGGCGCGACCGACGTCCAGATTCGCGGCATCGAACACGCCGGACCGGGGGTCGTCGCCACCGAGAGCGACGGGACCTACGTCACCGCGTGGCAACCCTCGAACGTCACCGTGACCTTCGGGGGCGAGAGCGGCACTTACAGCGTCTGTACGCGGGTCCAGAGCGGCCCGAACTCGGCCACTCAACTCGGCTGTCGACAGATAAACAGCGACGGGGGACAATCGAGCGTCACGTTCGACGTCGAGCAGTGGCCGACCAACGAGACGGGTAGCCAACAGCTCGTCGTCGAGGTGTTCGGGGCCAACGGGACCGACTCGCTCGCACAGACGAGCCGCCCGCTCACCGTGTTCCCGCCGGAGGGCGACGCCGACGGTGACGGCCTCGCGAACCAGCGGGAACTCGAATACGGCGCGGACATTCGAACGAGCGACACCGACGGCGACGGGCTGAGCGACGGCGCCGAAGTGAACAACTACGGCACCAGTCCGACGGACCCCAACAGCGACGGTGACACGCTAAGCGACGGCGTCGAAGTCAACGAGTTCGAGACCAACCCGACCGAGGCCGACACCGACGGCGACGGCCTCACCGACGGCAAAGAGGTGACGACGTACAACACCGATCCGACGGCCGCCGACACCGACAACGACGGTCTCGACGACGGCGAAGAGGTGAACCAGTACGAGACGGATCCCAACGTGGCCGACAGCGACGAGGACGGGCTCGACGACGGCGAGGAAGTGAACCAGTACGAGACAGATCCGACCGACTCAGACACCGACGAGGACGGCCTCACCGACGGCGCGGAAGTGAACCAGTACGAGACGAACCCGACGAAGGCCGACACCGACGGCGACGGCCTCACCGACGGCGAAGAGGTCAACGAGTACGACACGGACCCGAACGACCCCGACACCGACGGCGACGGCGTCGGCGACGGAACCGAAGTCGAACGCGGAACCAACCCAATCACGCGAGTCGAACGCTCCATCGGGTTGCCCGGTGCCGACGTCCGCGTCTCGACGCTGCTGATCCTCGGGGCGATCCTCCTCGTCGGCCTCGTCACCGGTGCCCTCCTAGCCAAGCGACACAGCGGTCTCACCGGGCTCCTTCCGTGGACTGCGACCCGCGACCGCGACGAGGGCGTCCCCGCCGAGTTCTCTCCCCCCAGAAACGACGGCGGCGACGAGCCGACGGACGACGAGACGGGCGACGAGGACGAAGACGCGAGCGGGGCCGCGGCCGACGACACCCAGGAGCAAGCGGAGGAAGAGGAATCACCGCTCAGCGACGAAGAGCGCGTGCTCTACTTACTCGACCAACACGACGGTCAACTCCGCCAGTCGGCGGTCGTCGACGGCACCGGCTGGTCGAAGTCGAAGGTGAGCCGCGTCCTCTCGCGGATGGCCGACGAAGGCACCATCGAGAAGATAAACATCGGGCGCGAGAACATCATCGCCCGGCCCGAGAGCGTCCCGGACCACGCGCGGTCGCAGCCCGACGACCGCTGA